DNA sequence from the Stenotrophomonas sp. 24(2023) genome:
TGCAGAAAAAGCTGGATTAAAGTGATGCCTCACGATAAATTGCGCACCCCCTCCATGTGCCGCCACCAGCCATCGCCCCATGCGTGACGATAAAGACCCTGGAACCCTGGAGCTGACCCTGCCGCGCAAGCGGGGGCGTCCGCCCAAGTTCGGGTATGCGATGAGCGATGCGCAGCGGGCCGCCCGCTACCGGGCCCGGCGGGCAGGGCAGGCCAACCATGCCGACGTGCGGCACTGCAGCGACACGGTCCTGCTGGACAAGATCCGGGCCGCCATCAGCAACCGCGACGCCGAACTGACCGGGTTCCTGGTGCATGTCCTGTGGCAGCGTTATCCGCTGCAGTTGAAGTAATTCCACGCCGGGGTGGTTCTTGTCACCCGGCTTGTTGATAATGCGGGGTTCAGGTTGTTCCCGTCTGCGCGCCCGGGAAGGAAGGCGCGCACGAAAGACACGGTTCCCGCAATGACCACCGCAAGCGACACCCCGACCACCGCTGCCCCGACCAGCGCCCCCCTGTTCTACAACCGTCCGGTGCCGCTGCAGGCCGATGTGCACGCTGACGTCCGCATCCTGCCGGGCCGGCTCGGCTTCGCCGCCGCCACCAACTCCATTCCGCTGGTGGCGGGCGAGTTCGCCCTGGCCCTGCACCACTACCCGATCCTGTTCGCCGGTGACGACGCGGTGCCGATGGCGGCCGTGGGCGTGACCGAAGACAACCTGTTCGTCAGCGAAGGCGAATGGGATGCCAACAGCTACATCCCGGCCTACGTGCGCCGCCACCCGTTCATCTTCATCGACACCGGCGATGAGAACCAGTTCCTGCTGGGCCTGGACGAGGAAAGCGATCGCGTGGTGAAGGGCGGCAGCGAAGGCCAGCCCCTGTTCGTTGATGGCAAGGCCGAGGAAATCGTGCAGAACGCGCTGGATTTCTGCGGCCAGTTCACCCGTGAGCACGAACAGACCCGTGCGTTCTCGCAGGCGCTGAAGGCGCAGGATCTGCTGGTGGTGCGCAATGCCACCGTGCGCACCCACGACGGCCGCGAATTCAACCTCAATGGCTTCCAGGTCATCGATGCCGAGAAGCTGCAGGCGCTGCCGGAAGCGATCGTCGTCGATTGGCACCGCAAGGGCTGGCTGTCGCTGGCCAACCAGCACCTGATGTCGCTGGGGCGCTTCAGTGACCTGACCAACCGCATGGCGGCACGCGCGGCCTGAGTCAGTCCGGCGGCGGCGCCTGCGGGTGCTGCCGCCCTGCCTGCTGGCTGGCCAGGACATCGGCCAGCCGCTGTGCATCGCGCCAGTCGGTGTTTTCATCGGCCAGTTCCCACAGGTCGCCGGCAATGGCTGACCAGCCGGGCTCCCCCAGCATCTGCGCCAGCCCCTGCAGGCGGTGCGCGCGGTGGCGCAGGGCCGCCACGTCGCGTTGCGTGATGGCGGCCAACAGGCCGGGCAGTTCCTCGGCAATGGCCTGCCGGTAGTCGCGTTCGGGTACCGGTGGTGGGCGCCTGCCGGGCGCCAGCCTGCCCAGCAGCGCCATCAGCGCATCCAGTCCCAGCGGCTTGCTCAACGCGGCATCCATGCCTGCGGCCATGCAGCGGGTCTGGTGGCTTTCACTGGTATCGGCCGACAGCGCAACGATGCACGCCGGTGGCTGTTCCTGGGTACTTTCCAGCGTACGGATGGCCGTGGCCAGCTGGTAGCCATCCATGCCGTCGATGCCATCGAGCCCGATATCGAGCAGCACCAGGTCGCAGGGGCGGCCGGCCAGATGATCCAGTGCGCTGCGCGCATCGGCACAGGTGGTGACATCGGCCCCCAGCTGACGCAGCTGCTCGCCCACCACGGCACGGTTCAGGTCGTGGTCTTCGACCAGCATCACGGCCAGCCCCGACAGGGCATCCGGGGCAGGGCGGGGAGGGGGTGCAGCGTCTATGGCCGTTGCGATGCGGGCTGGCACGCGCAGCGTGAAGCAGCTGCCATGCCCTTCCACGCTGCGCGCACTCAGTTCGCCCCCCATCAGGCGGGCCAGTTCACGGCTGATCGACAACCCCAGTCCGGTTCCTCCTCGGCGCCGGCCGGCATCGGCCTGCACGAAGGGGCGGAACAGCTGCTGCAGCTGGCTGCTGTCGATGCCTACGCCGGTATCGACCACATCCACGCACAGTTCACCGCCATCGGCGGCAGTGGCCTGCAGCTGCAG
Encoded proteins:
- a CDS encoding SapC family protein, producing MTTASDTPTTAAPTSAPLFYNRPVPLQADVHADVRILPGRLGFAAATNSIPLVAGEFALALHHYPILFAGDDAVPMAAVGVTEDNLFVSEGEWDANSYIPAYVRRHPFIFIDTGDENQFLLGLDEESDRVVKGGSEGQPLFVDGKAEEIVQNALDFCGQFTREHEQTRAFSQALKAQDLLVVRNATVRTHDGREFNLNGFQVIDAEKLQALPEAIVVDWHRKGWLSLANQHLMSLGRFSDLTNRMAARAA